One stretch of Serinicoccus hydrothermalis DNA includes these proteins:
- the trpA gene encoding tryptophan synthase subunit alpha encodes MSDLDAVFAQCREEGRAALVGYLPAGYPDLATSLAAVRTLAEHGCDVVEVGVPYTDPLMDGPVVERAASTALQAGFRLRHVFEVVAAVREAGAVPVVMTYWNPVLRYGVDRFAADLAAAGGAGLITPDLIPDEAQAWLAAARQHGLSPVFLVAPSSTDGRLGMTTQACGGFVYVASTMGVTGVRDSVGDAAQSLVARTREVTDLPLCVGLGVSTGPQAAEVAGFADGVIVGSALVRALGEDPSLDRLAELTEELAAGVRAG; translated from the coding sequence GTGAGCGACCTCGACGCCGTCTTCGCGCAGTGCCGTGAGGAGGGTCGGGCCGCCCTGGTCGGCTACCTCCCGGCGGGCTACCCCGACCTGGCCACGTCGCTCGCCGCCGTCCGGACGCTGGCCGAGCACGGCTGCGACGTCGTCGAGGTCGGCGTGCCCTACACCGACCCCCTCATGGACGGGCCCGTGGTCGAGCGCGCCGCGAGCACCGCCCTGCAGGCGGGCTTCCGGCTGCGCCACGTCTTCGAGGTGGTCGCCGCGGTGCGCGAGGCGGGCGCGGTGCCCGTCGTCATGACGTACTGGAACCCGGTGCTGCGCTACGGCGTCGACCGGTTCGCGGCCGACCTCGCCGCCGCCGGTGGGGCCGGCCTCATCACCCCGGACCTCATCCCCGACGAGGCGCAGGCCTGGCTGGCGGCGGCCCGGCAGCACGGTCTCTCCCCGGTCTTCCTCGTCGCTCCCAGCTCCACCGACGGGCGGCTGGGCATGACGACGCAGGCCTGCGGCGGTTTCGTCTACGTCGCCTCGACCATGGGGGTCACCGGCGTGCGCGACAGTGTCGGCGACGCCGCGCAGTCCCTCGTGGCGCGCACCCGCGAGGTCACCGACCTGCCGCTGTGCGTCGGTCTCGGCGTGAGCACCGGCCCCCAGGCCGCCGAGGTCGCCGGCTTCGCCGACGGGGTCATCGTCGGCTCGGCCCTGGTGCGCGCCCTCGGCGAGGACCCGTCCCTCGACCGCCTGGCCGAGCTCACCGAGGAGCTGGCCGCAGGGGTGCGCGCGGGGTGA